A genomic segment from Methanobrevibacter ruminantium encodes:
- a CDS encoding 4Fe-4S binding protein: MELKVDQDKCLGCGVCVIACPVNASISPENAGGHGSKTTETIMMVENGFIKLFSVDKCDKCGTCQMFCPTEAIWLE; this comes from the coding sequence ATGGAACTTAAAGTAGATCAAGATAAATGTTTAGGTTGTGGAGTATGTGTTATCGCATGTCCAGTAAACGCTTCTATCAGTCCAGAAAACGCTGGTGGACATGGTTCCAAAACAACCGAAACTATTATGATGGTTGAAAACGGATTTATTAAATTATTCAGTGTGGACAAATGTGATAAATGTGGTACTTGCCAAATGTTCTGTCCAACTGAAGCTATATGGTTAGAATAG
- the fwdF gene encoding tungsten-dependent formylmethanofuran dehydrogenase subunit FwdF, with protein MVNVKEIEGKDFNIKRSAEEDRILSFKDHVCIGCGLCEATCPVEAICLDEVAPIERKYTETYFSGHEKISQNYALFKNDNEGKAKLCIAEDKCVLCGMCSGVCPAGALDLTIGGVSIKENEAYPTLIASAEIDEDKCLFCKKCEAACPRASITIDRTLPNRADLVTGEIEVCEDDCIYCGACAELCPAEAIVVDKTTGEESIVIDKEKCVYCLVCKKACPVNAIKAVCRSCSYGEYDLDPAKAAITGNAIIDKETCIKCGWCEGVCPADAATVKQAFEGTLEIDEEKCGTCGACIDVCPCNVLSFPKSSGPGDRGTHLVKEEDYCIHCGACAKACPNGALTVTRTDIDYTPTSSKSWIAAFEALKN; from the coding sequence ATGGTTAACGTTAAAGAAATTGAAGGCAAAGACTTCAATATAAAAAGATCAGCAGAAGAAGACAGAATTTTGTCCTTTAAAGATCACGTTTGTATTGGTTGCGGACTTTGTGAAGCAACTTGTCCTGTAGAAGCTATTTGTCTTGATGAAGTAGCTCCTATTGAACGTAAATACACAGAAACCTATTTCAGTGGTCATGAAAAGATTTCTCAAAATTATGCTCTTTTCAAAAACGATAATGAAGGCAAAGCAAAATTATGTATTGCTGAAGACAAATGTGTTCTCTGTGGTATGTGTAGTGGAGTATGTCCAGCAGGCGCATTAGACCTTACTATTGGCGGCGTCTCTATTAAAGAAAATGAAGCTTATCCAACTCTCATCGCTTCAGCTGAAATCGATGAAGACAAATGTTTATTCTGTAAAAAATGTGAAGCAGCTTGTCCTAGAGCTTCCATCACTATTGACAGAACTTTACCTAACAGAGCTGACTTAGTAACTGGTGAAATCGAAGTATGTGAAGACGACTGTATTTACTGTGGTGCTTGTGCTGAATTATGTCCTGCAGAAGCTATTGTAGTAGACAAAACCACCGGTGAAGAAAGCATTGTTATTGACAAAGAAAAATGTGTATACTGTCTCGTATGTAAAAAAGCATGTCCTGTTAATGCTATTAAAGCAGTATGTAGATCCTGTTCCTACGGTGAATATGACCTCGACCCTGCTAAAGCAGCTATTACCGGAAATGCAATTATTGACAAAGAAACCTGTATTAAATGTGGATGGTGTGAAGGAGTCTGTCCTGCAGACGCAGCTACTGTAAAACAAGCATTTGAAGGTACTCTCGAAATCGATGAAGAAAAATGTGGTACCTGTGGTGCATGTATTGATGTATGTCCATGTAATGTTTTATCCTTCCCTAAATCATCTGGTCCTGGAGACAGAGGAACTCACTTAGTTAAAGAAGAAGATTACTGTATCCACTGTGGTGCATGTGCTAAAGCATGTCCTAACGGAGCATTAACCGTAACTAGAACTGACATCGATTACACCCCAACTAGTTCTAAATCTTGGATTGCAGCATTCGAAGCTTTAAAAAATTAA
- a CDS encoding helix-turn-helix domain-containing protein → MPKHIVSGLKYLESVELRKRGLSQKEISSQIGVDRSTISHYLNGRNISMDSIELAKAILELSPKDFILITKVLFGDYKEIRQIVTIFNMNHYDPQINDGCIGCGLCVDLCEMKTINLDSLKAKINPRYCCGCLMCVENCPTKSIEILEVKNG, encoded by the coding sequence ATGCCAAAACATATAGTATCTGGACTAAAATATTTAGAAAGTGTTGAACTTAGAAAAAGAGGTTTGTCCCAAAAGGAGATTTCATCTCAAATTGGTGTAGACAGATCAACTATTTCCCACTACTTAAATGGTAGGAACATTTCTATGGATTCAATTGAACTTGCTAAAGCTATTTTAGAGTTAAGTCCTAAGGATTTTATATTAATTACAAAAGTTTTATTTGGAGATTATAAAGAAATTCGTCAAATCGTGACTATTTTTAATATGAATCATTATGACCCACAGATTAACGATGGATGTATTGGTTGTGGATTGTGTGTAGATTTGTGTGAGATGAAGACTATTAATTTAGATTCATTGAAAGCAAAGATAAACCCCCGTTATTGTTGTGGCTGTCTTATGTGTGTTGAGAACTGCCCAACAAAATCAATTGAAATTTTGGAGGTAAAAAATGGTTAA
- the moaA gene encoding GTP 3',8-cyclase MoaA, with protein sequence MKDKVRDDYERPIISLRISITNRCNVDCIYCHHDGMLESSSEMTPDEIYEICRIAKKLGVEKIRLSGGEPLVRPDIVEIVEKINSLDFKDISITTNGIFLEKFAQDLVDAGLDRVNVSLDTLDEETYQMIVGKNVLQRVKDGIVKSCEVGMYPVKINMVVMNNINNDEIMDMFEFTKEHGVILQLIEIIESESCDDNDFNSKYHYPLAEFERHLAEIADEIKVREFMQDRKKYFIDGGEIEVVHPVDNTNFCKNCTRLRITPEGKIKPCLLRNDNLVDLVEFIRDGVSDEELVDIFLKGIHNREPFYKEE encoded by the coding sequence ATGAAGGATAAAGTAAGAGACGATTATGAAAGACCAATTATTTCACTTAGGATTTCAATCACTAATCGTTGCAATGTAGATTGCATATACTGTCACCATGATGGGATGTTGGAATCCTCTTCAGAAATGACTCCTGATGAAATTTATGAAATCTGCAGAATTGCAAAGAAATTAGGTGTTGAGAAAATACGTTTGTCTGGAGGCGAACCTTTAGTCAGGCCAGACATTGTTGAAATTGTTGAAAAAATTAATTCACTTGATTTCAAGGATATTTCAATCACTACCAATGGTATATTTTTAGAGAAATTTGCACAAGATCTAGTCGATGCAGGATTAGACAGAGTTAATGTCAGTTTAGACACACTTGATGAAGAAACCTATCAAATGATTGTAGGGAAAAACGTTTTACAAAGAGTTAAGGATGGAATTGTCAAATCTTGTGAAGTTGGTATGTATCCAGTTAAGATAAATATGGTAGTTATGAATAATATCAACAATGATGAGATTATGGACATGTTTGAATTCACTAAAGAACATGGTGTAATCTTGCAGCTCATTGAGATCATTGAGTCTGAAAGCTGTGATGACAATGACTTCAACTCCAAGTATCATTACCCCCTTGCAGAATTTGAAAGACACTTGGCTGAAATTGCAGATGAGATCAAGGTAAGGGAATTCATGCAGGATCGTAAGAAATATTTCATTGATGGCGGTGAGATAGAGGTTGTCCATCCTGTAGACAATACCAATTTCTGCAAGAATTGTACAAGACTCAGAATCACTCCTGAAGGAAAGATCAAACCTTGTCTTCTTAGAAATGATAATCTTGTAGACTTGGTTGAGTTCATTAGGGATGGAGTGTCTGATGAAGAACTTGTAGATATTTTCTTAAAGGGAATCCATAATAGGGAACCTTTCTATAAGGAAGAATAA
- the mobB gene encoding molybdopterin-guanine dinucleotide biosynthesis protein B: protein MRIISIVGLKNTGKTSLTGKIIKELTNREFKVASIKHSHHQMEMDHEGTDTYKQMEAGSGFVVGIGGRTYFNINERFDLERILFLIKLIENPDFVVIEGFKAYPYAKIATCEEVKDEYTIKVVNSFEITDYELLELVDLVEERSYDILETLFVNECGYNDASLIGQAFAQGKLDYNPETQAEVNLAIDGVNIGLNRFVSDYLKQTILGVLAPLKIKEYGVENFEDIDITIKNKKE, encoded by the coding sequence ATGAGAATTATTTCAATTGTAGGTTTAAAGAACACTGGCAAAACATCCCTTACAGGCAAGATCATTAAGGAATTAACCAATAGGGAATTCAAGGTAGCAAGCATTAAGCATTCTCATCACCAGATGGAAATGGATCATGAGGGAACCGACACATATAAGCAAATGGAAGCAGGTTCTGGCTTTGTTGTAGGAATTGGTGGAAGAACTTACTTCAATATTAATGAAAGGTTTGATTTAGAACGTATTTTATTCTTAATAAAACTTATTGAAAATCCTGATTTTGTTGTTATAGAAGGATTTAAAGCTTATCCTTATGCTAAAATAGCAACTTGTGAAGAAGTCAAGGACGAGTATACGATAAAAGTGGTGAATTCATTTGAAATCACAGATTATGAGCTATTGGAATTGGTCGACCTTGTTGAAGAAAGATCCTATGACATTTTGGAAACATTATTTGTTAATGAATGCGGATATAATGATGCAAGTCTTATAGGTCAGGCTTTTGCACAAGGAAAGCTAGATTACAATCCTGAAACTCAAGCTGAAGTCAATTTAGCTATTGATGGAGTGAATATTGGATTGAATAGATTTGTCAGCGATTATCTCAAGCAAACCATATTGGGAGTATTGGCTCCACTTAAAATCAAGGAATATGGTGTAGAGAACTTTGAGGATATTGACATAACAATTAAAAATAAAAAAGAATAA
- a CDS encoding Coenzyme F420 hydrogenase/dehydrogenase, beta subunit C-terminal domain, whose protein sequence is MAVNVNDMFYAYSGNEAIKEKGEYGGVVTTIMKYLLEEGIVDAVVAVEEAADLYDAKPILITEPEDVIKSAGSLHCGTLNLAKFVSKYLDGARDMKIAVTTKPCDAMTLKELMRKRKVIEENVIMIGVNCGGTMPPVPTMKMIRDVYELDPADVIKEEISKGKLIMETADGEKAISIDELEEDGMGRRENCQRCTMNIPTNADLALGNWGVIGDLAGKATFVEVCSEKGADILGKVIDAGLIETQAPLEKGVTIRANIDGIMVKQAMAQREKDFAGTSGDILEVFAEYKEEFSRCMKCYGCREACPLCFCDDCCLEAEGPEWVPGGYTPAAPFFHLTRMVHMVDACTNCGQCSEVCPCEIPVSKVWATVNQKVRDIFGYYSGVDNEEPLPFTEFGPKSYRQY, encoded by the coding sequence ATGGCTGTAAATGTAAATGATATGTTTTATGCATACTCTGGTAATGAAGCAATTAAAGAAAAAGGAGAATACGGCGGAGTCGTAACTACTATCATGAAATACTTACTCGAAGAAGGTATTGTTGATGCAGTAGTTGCTGTAGAAGAAGCAGCTGACTTATACGATGCTAAACCTATTCTCATCACTGAACCTGAAGATGTAATCAAATCTGCAGGATCCCTTCACTGTGGTACCTTAAACTTAGCAAAATTCGTATCCAAATACTTAGACGGTGCTAGAGATATGAAAATTGCAGTTACCACAAAACCATGTGACGCAATGACCTTAAAAGAGTTAATGAGAAAAAGAAAAGTTATCGAAGAAAACGTAATCATGATTGGTGTAAACTGTGGAGGAACCATGCCACCTGTACCAACCATGAAAATGATTAGAGACGTTTACGAATTAGACCCTGCTGATGTCATCAAAGAAGAAATTTCCAAAGGAAAACTCATTATGGAAACCGCTGATGGTGAAAAAGCAATTTCCATCGATGAACTCGAAGAAGACGGAATGGGTAGAAGAGAAAACTGTCAAAGATGTACCATGAACATCCCTACCAACGCTGATCTCGCTTTAGGTAACTGGGGAGTTATCGGTGACTTAGCTGGAAAAGCAACCTTCGTAGAAGTATGCTCCGAAAAAGGTGCAGACATCTTAGGAAAAGTAATTGATGCGGGATTAATTGAAACCCAAGCACCACTCGAAAAAGGTGTAACAATCCGTGCTAACATCGACGGAATTATGGTAAAACAAGCAATGGCACAAAGAGAAAAAGACTTTGCTGGAACCTCTGGTGACATTTTAGAAGTATTTGCAGAATACAAAGAAGAATTCTCTAGATGTATGAAATGTTACGGTTGCCGTGAAGCATGTCCTCTCTGTTTCTGTGACGACTGCTGTCTCGAAGCTGAAGGTCCTGAATGGGTACCTGGTGGATACACCCCTGCAGCTCCATTCTTCCACTTAACTCGTATGGTGCACATGGTAGATGCATGTACTAACTGTGGTCAATGTTCTGAAGTATGTCCTTGTGAAATTCCAGTATCCAAAGTATGGGCTACTGTAAACCAAAAAGTCAGAGACATCTTCGGTTACTACAGTGGTGTAGACAACGAAGAACCATTACCATTCACTGAATTTGGTCCTAAATCCTACAGACAATACTAG
- the fdhF gene encoding formate dehydrogenase subunit alpha encodes MVEIKYVPSICPYCGTGCGINFVVKDGKIIGVEPWKRHPVNEGKVCPKGNFGWQFINHPDRLTTPLIKENGEFREASWDEALDLVASTLKKYADTDPNKLGFYACARSPNENIYITQKLARAGCGTQNVDHCARICHGPTVAGLATTFGSGASTNGYDSIEEADFIFCIGSNNMEAHPLFGRKIIRAIKNGAKLVVADPRFTPTAKLAHEYMQFKTGTDVALMNGMIKIIIENGLQDDEFIKNRTKGYEEMKEVAMKYDLDKVAEITEADPEQIERVAIEYAQAENAAIVYSLGITEHSHGADNVMSTANLAMLTGNLGKIGGGVNPLRGQNNVQGACDMGALPSDYVGYQKVANPEITKKFSEAYQIDLPTTPGLTLVEMMNAAHAGDLKVLYIHGEDPVLSDADIKHTKEAIANLEMLIVQELFMTDTAAEADVVLPAAGWGEQEGTFTSGERRVQWLRKAQEPPEGAMLDWKIMEEIAVRMGRPRELFHYENAAEIWEEIRELAPSYYGITHERLLKPEGVHWPCLDPEDPCEPLMHKDKFAHPDGLGIFQALEHRGPVEVVDDEYPLLLTTTRVLFHYHAAMTRRCETLDKEVPTGFIEINTEDAAERGILNNEIVKAYSRRGEIEIPARVTDDIKKGIVNIPMHFTECAANMLTNSDSFDPKCKMVELKACAIQVEKL; translated from the coding sequence ATGGTTGAGATAAAATATGTACCATCTATTTGTCCTTACTGTGGTACCGGTTGTGGTATTAACTTTGTAGTCAAAGATGGAAAAATCATTGGTGTCGAACCATGGAAAAGACACCCTGTTAATGAAGGAAAAGTATGTCCAAAAGGTAACTTTGGATGGCAATTCATTAACCACCCAGACAGATTAACTACTCCGTTAATCAAAGAAAATGGTGAATTCAGAGAAGCTTCCTGGGATGAAGCTTTAGACTTAGTAGCTAGCACCCTTAAAAAATATGCTGACACTGACCCTAACAAATTAGGTTTCTACGCATGTGCTAGATCTCCTAACGAAAACATTTACATAACCCAGAAATTAGCAAGAGCTGGATGTGGTACTCAAAACGTAGACCACTGTGCACGTATCTGTCACGGTCCTACTGTAGCTGGTCTTGCAACCACCTTCGGTTCCGGTGCATCCACTAACGGTTATGACAGTATTGAAGAAGCTGATTTCATCTTCTGTATTGGTTCTAACAACATGGAAGCACACCCATTATTCGGTCGTAAAATTATCAGAGCTATTAAAAACGGTGCAAAATTAGTAGTAGCAGACCCAAGATTCACTCCTACTGCAAAATTAGCACACGAATACATGCAATTCAAAACCGGTACTGATGTAGCTTTAATGAACGGTATGATCAAAATCATCATTGAAAACGGTTTACAAGATGATGAGTTCATTAAGAACAGAACCAAAGGTTACGAAGAAATGAAAGAAGTTGCAATGAAATACGACCTTGACAAAGTAGCAGAAATTACTGAAGCTGACCCTGAACAAATTGAACGTGTAGCTATCGAATATGCACAAGCTGAAAACGCAGCTATTGTATACTCCTTAGGTATTACCGAACACTCTCACGGTGCAGACAACGTAATGTCCACTGCTAACTTAGCAATGTTAACCGGTAACTTAGGTAAAATCGGTGGAGGAGTAAACCCATTAAGAGGACAAAACAACGTACAAGGTGCTTGTGATATGGGTGCATTACCTTCTGACTATGTAGGTTACCAAAAAGTTGCAAACCCTGAAATTACCAAAAAATTCTCAGAAGCTTACCAAATCGACTTACCAACCACTCCTGGTTTAACCTTAGTCGAAATGATGAACGCTGCTCACGCTGGTGACTTAAAAGTATTATACATCCACGGGGAAGACCCTGTACTCTCCGATGCAGATATTAAACACACCAAAGAAGCAATTGCAAACTTAGAAATGTTAATCGTTCAAGAGTTGTTCATGACCGATACCGCTGCTGAAGCAGATGTTGTATTACCTGCAGCAGGTTGGGGTGAACAAGAAGGTACCTTCACTTCTGGTGAAAGAAGAGTTCAATGGTTACGTAAAGCTCAAGAACCACCTGAAGGCGCTATGCTTGACTGGAAGATCATGGAAGAAATTGCTGTTAGAATGGGCAGACCAAGAGAATTATTCCACTACGAAAACGCTGCTGAAATTTGGGAAGAAATCAGAGAACTCGCTCCTTCCTACTACGGTATTACTCACGAAAGATTACTCAAACCTGAAGGTGTCCACTGGCCATGTCTTGACCCAGAAGATCCTTGTGAACCTTTAATGCACAAAGACAAATTCGCTCACCCAGACGGTTTAGGTATATTCCAAGCATTAGAACACAGAGGTCCTGTCGAAGTTGTTGATGATGAATACCCATTACTCTTAACTACTACCCGTGTCTTGTTCCACTATCACGCTGCTATGACCAGAAGATGTGAAACCTTAGATAAAGAAGTACCTACTGGATTCATCGAAATCAACACCGAAGATGCAGCAGAAAGAGGAATTCTTAACAATGAAATAGTAAAAGCATACTCTAGAAGAGGAGAAATTGAAATTCCTGCTCGTGTAACTGACGACATTAAGAAAGGTATTGTAAACATTCCTATGCACTTTACCGAATGTGCAGCTAACATGTTAACTAACTCCGATTCTTTCGACCCTAAATGTAAAATGGTTGAATTAAAAGCTTGTGCTATTCAAGTAGAAAAATTATAA
- a CDS encoding formate/nitrite transporter family protein, which produces MSFKSPADTAKAIASAATAKGEMPILKLAVLGFLAGAYIAFGGLLAEVANTGAVAGGVPIGISKLIFGGVFPVGLIMVVICGSELFTGDVMFMTMGLLDGKTDIMGLLKNWVGSWVFNLVGGLFVAYVLAYATGIMVPEAFAGGAITIANTKALGGATFMAAGKSTASLTWVQCFLRGIGCNWLVCLAVYLANAADDVVGKFFGIWFPIMAFVCIGFEHSVANMFFIPLGIFLGAEVTWAQFFLNNLIPVTLGNIVGAAVFVACAYWFVYLRD; this is translated from the coding sequence ATGAGTTTTAAAAGTCCTGCAGATACTGCAAAAGCAATTGCATCTGCAGCTACCGCAAAAGGTGAAATGCCTATATTAAAACTTGCTGTTTTAGGTTTCTTAGCAGGTGCTTACATTGCATTCGGTGGATTACTTGCAGAAGTAGCAAACACTGGTGCAGTAGCTGGTGGCGTACCAATAGGTATTTCTAAATTGATCTTCGGGGGCGTGTTCCCTGTAGGTTTAATTATGGTTGTTATCTGTGGATCTGAGTTATTCACTGGTGACGTAATGTTTATGACTATGGGTCTTTTAGATGGTAAAACTGATATTATGGGATTACTCAAAAACTGGGTTGGATCTTGGGTATTCAACTTAGTCGGTGGTCTCTTTGTTGCTTACGTACTTGCTTACGCAACTGGTATTATGGTACCTGAAGCATTCGCTGGCGGTGCAATTACCATTGCTAACACCAAAGCTTTAGGTGGAGCTACCTTCATGGCAGCTGGAAAATCAACTGCTTCTTTAACTTGGGTACAATGTTTCCTTAGAGGTATTGGTTGTAACTGGTTAGTATGTTTAGCAGTATACTTAGCTAACGCAGCTGATGATGTAGTAGGTAAATTCTTCGGTATTTGGTTCCCAATCATGGCGTTTGTATGTATTGGATTTGAGCACAGTGTCGCAAACATGTTCTTCATCCCATTAGGTATCTTCTTAGGTGCTGAAGTAACCTGGGCACAATTCTTCCTCAACAACTTAATACCTGTAACCTTAGGTAACATCGTTGGTGCTGCAGTATTTGTAGCATGTGCATACTGGTTCGTATACTTACGTGACTAA
- a CDS encoding FmdE family protein, translating into MVSVEDYEEQLAKAGEFHGEICGGIAIGTKLAMYGMELMGFELNKRHKNLIVFLEIDRCMADAVQSVTKCTMGKRSLKQMYYGKFAVTFYNMDTGEAIRVSDADANKQEKIKETKDEMIERFKRTPAEELFKVEKVHVELNPSQIPGKPHTSVFCSVCGEKITDGRHLNRGGKPVCIPCAEGAYYEVIDD; encoded by the coding sequence ATGGTAAGTGTAGAAGACTATGAGGAACAATTGGCTAAAGCAGGGGAATTTCATGGAGAAATCTGCGGAGGAATAGCCATTGGGACTAAGCTTGCAATGTATGGTATGGAATTGATGGGCTTTGAATTAAACAAGCGTCATAAGAACCTGATTGTATTTTTAGAAATTGATAGATGTATGGCGGATGCAGTTCAATCCGTCACCAAATGCACTATGGGGAAAAGGTCCCTAAAGCAAATGTATTACGGCAAGTTTGCTGTAACTTTCTATAATATGGATACTGGTGAAGCAATTAGGGTTTCCGATGCAGATGCCAACAAGCAAGAAAAAATAAAAGAAACCAAAGATGAAATGATTGAAAGGTTTAAAAGAACTCCTGCTGAGGAATTATTCAAAGTTGAAAAAGTTCATGTTGAATTGAATCCTTCCCAAATACCAGGTAAGCCACATACCAGTGTATTCTGTTCAGTTTGCGGTGAGAAGATCACTGATGGCCGTCACTTGAATCGTGGTGGAAAGCCAGTATGCATACCATGTGCAGAGGGAGCATATTATGAAGTCATTGATGATTAA
- the hxlB gene encoding 6-phospho-3-hexuloisomerase, whose amino-acid sequence MELMISAIEAIINNIHDAEEYLVEEDIANFIEIITTADNIFVTGAGRSGLAAKAFAMRLMHLGLSSYVVGETISPAINAGDCILAISGSGETNTIVTAAKISKKRGAKVLALTSYPESSLGQLADGIIHVKGRTKVEVDDENYLKRQIKGNYTSLTPLGTAFELTSLVFLDGLVSELMEAMGKTEEDLKNRHTVLE is encoded by the coding sequence ATGGAGTTAATGATATCAGCAATTGAGGCAATTATAAACAATATTCATGATGCAGAAGAGTATTTAGTTGAAGAGGATATAGCGAATTTTATTGAAATTATCACAACTGCAGACAACATTTTCGTAACTGGTGCAGGAAGATCTGGACTTGCAGCTAAGGCCTTTGCAATGAGATTGATGCACTTAGGTTTAAGCTCTTATGTTGTAGGTGAGACCATTTCCCCAGCTATCAATGCAGGGGATTGTATTTTAGCTATTTCCGGTTCTGGTGAGACCAACACTATAGTAACCGCTGCGAAGATTTCTAAAAAAAGAGGGGCAAAAGTATTGGCATTAACCTCTTATCCTGAAAGCAGCTTAGGCCAATTGGCAGATGGAATCATTCATGTTAAAGGTAGAACAAAAGTTGAAGTGGATGATGAAAACTACCTTAAAAGACAAATTAAAGGAAATTACACTTCCTTGACTCCTCTTGGTACTGCTTTTGAATTGACTTCATTGGTTTTCCTTGATGGATTGGTTTCCGAATTGATGGAAGCTATGGGAAAAACCGAAGAGGACTTGAAAAATAGGCATACTGTTTTAGAATAA
- a CDS encoding LysR family transcriptional regulator — MANHENQNQEEVFTNDNNSIKPEIGIEIDGISFNYKFFETLESLSKTYSQRKTAKELKVSHSVLNRRIKNAEDKLGEKLVITVGSGSELSKKGYELLDLYYKYKNRLEDRQEIIIVGGHIITGLLQAISYDLPFKTLIYSSDDESAYELAKQDLVDILALDDPLLAFENDLNFTAIAYDHLVLISPNHGKTIERISDLEGLKFIGVKGSAQRLAWSTLRQENINFTIEREVKSQFDAFKIVRNSDEYYTFLNASYFNGNEILKNETRHVISLVQINDTKDDIYNLIEYLLFDGQTKIGEQGFIPMKPWKTR; from the coding sequence ATGGCAAATCACGAAAATCAAAATCAGGAAGAAGTGTTCACAAATGATAATAATAGCATTAAGCCTGAGATTGGAATTGAAATAGATGGAATCTCCTTTAATTACAAGTTCTTTGAAACCTTGGAATCATTGTCAAAAACATATTCCCAAAGAAAAACCGCAAAGGAATTGAAAGTGTCTCATTCAGTGCTTAACAGAAGAATCAAAAATGCTGAGGACAAGCTTGGAGAGAAACTGGTCATTACAGTAGGTTCCGGTTCTGAATTAAGCAAAAAGGGATACGAACTATTAGACCTTTACTACAAATACAAAAACCGATTGGAAGACAGACAAGAAATCATAATCGTTGGAGGGCACATAATTACAGGCCTTCTCCAGGCAATCAGTTATGACTTGCCATTTAAGACATTGATTTACAGCAGTGATGACGAAAGCGCATATGAACTTGCAAAACAGGATTTGGTAGACATTTTAGCATTGGATGACCCGTTGCTTGCTTTTGAAAATGACTTGAACTTTACAGCTATTGCATATGACCATTTAGTATTAATATCTCCAAATCATGGAAAGACAATTGAAAGGATCTCTGATTTAGAAGGATTGAAATTCATTGGAGTCAAAGGAAGTGCACAAAGGTTGGCATGGAGCACCTTGAGACAGGAAAACATCAATTTCACTATTGAAAGGGAAGTAAAATCACAATTTGATGCATTCAAGATTGTGAGAAACTCTGATGAGTATTACACATTTTTAAATGCAAGCTATTTCAATGGAAATGAAATATTGAAAAACGAAACCCGTCACGTAATCAGTTTAGTGCAGATTAACGATACAAAAGATGATATTTATAATTTAATCGAATATTTGCTATTTGATGGTCAAACTAAAATAGGAGAACAAGGATTTATACCAATGAAACCCTGGAAAACTAGATAA